In Kocuria turfanensis, a single genomic region encodes these proteins:
- a CDS encoding SDR family NAD(P)-dependent oxidoreductase, with the protein MADLRNKVALVTGAASGIGEACAKDLAAQGAKVVVTDIDTRRIDDVVQAIMAAGGDAAGFRQDVAKPEDCEAAVEFAQQTYGGLHLAVNNAGVGGSADAVGESDLDAWVRTVQIDLHAVMFGMRYQLPAIEQAGGGAIVNMASVHGTVATAAGNSAYTAAKHGVVGLTKQAGVEYGQRGVRINAVGPAYIETPLLNTAPPAVLRGLAAKHPLGRLGRPEEVAALTTFLLSDAASFMTGGYYLVDGGYTAL; encoded by the coding sequence ATGGCTGACCTCAGGAACAAGGTCGCGCTCGTCACCGGCGCCGCCTCCGGCATCGGCGAGGCCTGCGCCAAGGACCTCGCGGCGCAGGGCGCCAAGGTCGTCGTCACGGACATCGACACCCGGCGGATCGACGACGTCGTCCAGGCGATCATGGCCGCAGGCGGCGACGCCGCCGGCTTCCGGCAGGACGTGGCGAAGCCCGAGGACTGCGAGGCCGCGGTCGAGTTCGCCCAGCAGACCTACGGCGGCCTGCACCTGGCGGTGAACAACGCCGGCGTGGGCGGGTCCGCGGACGCCGTCGGCGAGTCGGACCTCGACGCCTGGGTGCGCACCGTGCAGATCGACCTGCACGCGGTGATGTTCGGCATGCGCTACCAGCTGCCGGCCATCGAGCAGGCGGGTGGCGGGGCGATCGTCAACATGGCCTCCGTCCACGGGACCGTGGCCACGGCCGCGGGCAACAGCGCCTACACCGCGGCCAAGCACGGGGTGGTCGGCCTGACCAAGCAGGCCGGGGTGGAGTACGGACAGCGCGGGGTGAGGATCAACGCGGTCGGTCCCGCCTACATCGAGACCCCGCTGCTCAACACCGCGCCTCCGGCGGTGCTCCGGGGGCTCGCCGCCAAGCACCCGCTGGGCCGGCTCGGCCGCCCCGAGGAGGTCGCCGCCCTGACCACGTTCCTGCTCTCGGACGCCGCCTCGTTCATGACCGGCGGCTACTACCTGGTCGACGGCGGCTACACCGCGCTGTAG
- a CDS encoding type 1 glutamine amidotransferase domain-containing protein has protein sequence MDIETMKKVLLVLTSHDTLGDTGEPTGYYVGEAAHPWKVFRDAGYVVDFASIAGGQPPQDGRDEDDEVQRQYLEDETVRASLYNTPRISVVDPAQYDAVYLVGGHGTMWDFAGNPDLQSLVAAVHDAGGIVGAVCHGPAGLVDVELSTGLRIVEGRRVAAFTNAEEDEVGKSDVVPFLLEDKLVEQGADVRTAPNWTEHVVVDDRLVTGQNPQSAAGVAKEMTKLLTEVVREQKAAQEADSAALRQARDAEKAEDDGED, from the coding sequence ATGGACATCGAGACCATGAAGAAGGTTCTGCTCGTTCTCACCAGCCACGACACCCTCGGTGACACCGGGGAGCCCACCGGCTACTACGTCGGCGAGGCGGCCCACCCGTGGAAGGTGTTCCGCGACGCCGGATACGTCGTCGACTTCGCCTCGATCGCCGGGGGGCAGCCTCCGCAGGACGGCAGGGACGAGGACGACGAGGTCCAGCGGCAGTACCTCGAGGACGAGACCGTGCGGGCCTCCCTGTACAACACACCGCGGATCAGCGTGGTCGACCCGGCGCAGTACGACGCCGTCTACCTCGTGGGCGGGCACGGCACCATGTGGGACTTCGCCGGCAACCCCGACCTGCAGTCGCTGGTGGCCGCCGTGCACGACGCCGGGGGGATCGTCGGCGCCGTCTGCCACGGACCGGCCGGACTCGTCGACGTGGAGCTCTCCACCGGACTGCGCATCGTCGAGGGACGCCGGGTGGCCGCGTTCACCAACGCCGAGGAGGACGAGGTCGGCAAGTCGGACGTGGTGCCCTTCCTGCTCGAGGACAAGCTCGTCGAGCAGGGCGCGGACGTGCGCACGGCGCCGAACTGGACCGAGCACGTCGTCGTGGACGACCGCCTCGTCACCGGGCAGAACCCCCAGTCCGCGGCCGGTGTGGCCAAGGAGATGACCAAGCTCCTGACCGAGGTGGTGCGCGAGCAGAAGGCCGCCCAGGAGGCGGACTCCGCCGCGCTGCGCCAGGCGCGGGACGCCGAGAAGGCCGAGGACGACGGCGAGGACTGA
- a CDS encoding HNH endonuclease signature motif containing protein: MTTTSHCRSRPAPGPRRTAPVGERVLDAGVRAEARAVVGQLVDSAAAQAREAGRQLRCIYRLWLLAWEDREIDWVSSARLMPSAADDLVCSLLETEDQLVRDVADEIGPALHLPAGTALDRVREALVLGLHLPGALEALEAGRFSARHASVIADQWRELVEDAPPGQEAPAALVQRLADELVERAPHCTVAQLRAWSRRRRAALLAETHEARHRAARAGRRVWIEHGEDGMAFLHALLDAPTALAVQDRLDALVALLGPREACAGAGPSSAPVEPLQAQSAERPQLAQPVEAPGAADRAAGTGQHVAARTEAQLRADVLADLLLAGEVPDDPSFPRGVRGQVCVTVPVLTLLGPRPGGHADGVFKDAPVLAGHGPISAEVARELAAGASSWQRVLTHPVTGAVLDHDRTTYVVPADLRRRLRLRDGTCRFPGCRRRVERCDLDHTVAWQDGGRTAADNLAHLCRHHHLVKHRHGALGRWSVRQLGPARAGGVLEWTSPAGRTYRTVPDPSAGWSWTGPPSGAWAPDRQAADGVLRDRALPGRTPPDACAPEEADPPPF, translated from the coding sequence ATGACGACGACGTCGCACTGCCGGTCCCGTCCCGCTCCGGGCCCGCGCCGCACCGCTCCCGTCGGGGAGCGGGTGCTGGACGCCGGCGTCCGGGCCGAGGCCCGGGCGGTCGTCGGGCAGCTCGTGGACTCAGCCGCCGCCCAGGCGCGGGAGGCGGGCCGCCAGCTGCGCTGCATCTACCGTCTGTGGCTGTTGGCCTGGGAGGACCGTGAGATCGACTGGGTCTCCTCCGCGCGTCTGATGCCGTCCGCGGCCGACGACCTCGTGTGCTCCCTCCTGGAGACCGAGGACCAGCTGGTGCGCGACGTCGCCGACGAGATCGGCCCGGCGCTCCACCTGCCCGCGGGCACGGCGCTCGACCGCGTCCGCGAGGCCCTCGTGCTGGGGCTGCACCTGCCCGGAGCGCTCGAGGCGCTGGAGGCGGGCCGCTTCAGCGCCCGCCACGCCTCGGTGATCGCCGACCAGTGGCGGGAGCTGGTGGAGGACGCTCCGCCGGGCCAGGAGGCACCCGCCGCCCTCGTGCAGCGGCTCGCGGACGAACTGGTGGAGCGGGCGCCGCACTGCACGGTGGCGCAGCTGCGGGCGTGGTCGCGACGCCGCCGCGCGGCACTGCTGGCGGAGACCCACGAGGCCAGGCACCGGGCGGCCCGCGCCGGGCGCCGCGTGTGGATCGAGCACGGCGAGGACGGCATGGCGTTCCTGCACGCGCTGCTCGACGCGCCCACGGCGCTCGCGGTCCAGGACCGGCTCGACGCGCTCGTGGCGCTGCTGGGCCCCCGAGAGGCGTGCGCGGGGGCGGGACCGAGCTCCGCCCCGGTGGAGCCCCTGCAGGCGCAGTCCGCCGAGCGCCCGCAGCTCGCGCAGCCGGTGGAGGCGCCGGGCGCTGCGGATCGCGCCGCAGGGACCGGACAGCACGTGGCTGCCCGGACCGAGGCCCAGCTGCGCGCGGACGTCCTCGCCGACCTCCTGCTGGCCGGGGAGGTCCCCGACGACCCCTCGTTCCCGCGCGGCGTGCGCGGCCAGGTCTGTGTGACGGTCCCCGTGCTCACGCTGCTGGGACCACGCCCCGGTGGCCATGCCGACGGGGTGTTCAAGGACGCGCCCGTGCTCGCAGGCCACGGCCCGATCAGCGCGGAGGTGGCCCGGGAGCTCGCTGCGGGCGCATCCTCGTGGCAGCGCGTCCTGACGCACCCCGTCACGGGCGCCGTCCTCGACCACGACCGCACCACCTACGTCGTGCCCGCCGACCTGCGCCGCCGGCTGCGGCTGCGCGACGGGACCTGCCGCTTTCCCGGGTGCCGCCGGCGGGTCGAGCGGTGCGACCTCGACCACACGGTGGCATGGCAGGACGGAGGGCGCACCGCCGCGGACAACCTGGCCCACCTGTGCCGTCACCACCATCTGGTCAAGCACCGCCACGGCGCACTCGGCCGCTGGTCGGTGCGGCAGCTGGGGCCGGCGCGCGCCGGTGGCGTGCTCGAGTGGACGTCGCCGGCCGGGCGGACGTACCGGACCGTCCCGGACCCGTCGGCCGGATGGTCGTGGACCGGGCCCCCGTCCGGGGCGTGGGCGCCGGATCGACAGGCCGCGGACGGAGTGCTCCGGGACCGAGCGCTGCCGGGGAGAACGCCGCCGGACGCATGCGCGCCGGAGGAGGCGGACCCTCCCCCGTTCTGA
- a CDS encoding D-hexose-6-phosphate mutarotase, translated as MSRLPDPRPFSCADATGAVYDQGAHVTDWIPHGQAPVLWLSPSTALETGTPVRGGVPICFPWFADGAAGGRAPRHGFARTLPWHVESRESSDHEAVVVYRLTDEDVTDPVHREQFPYRFEAYYVVRFGTELVLELSITNTDDRAFDIEEALHAYLVVGDVRKIRVEGLDGAGYRDKVLDRDDCVQEGALHLEGETDRVYRSDAEVSVVDPVLGRVLRIRKENSRNTVVWNPWAEQAAAMPDVGADGWTDFVCVEGANVQAEAVHLEPDETHTMAYRVAVEVTEQDPGRSPA; from the coding sequence ATGAGCCGACTTCCCGACCCTCGCCCGTTCTCCTGCGCGGACGCCACCGGCGCGGTCTACGACCAGGGCGCCCACGTGACCGACTGGATCCCCCATGGGCAGGCACCGGTGCTGTGGCTGTCCCCGAGCACGGCACTGGAGACAGGCACCCCGGTGCGCGGCGGCGTCCCGATCTGCTTCCCGTGGTTCGCCGACGGGGCCGCGGGCGGCCGCGCGCCGAGGCACGGCTTCGCGCGCACGCTCCCGTGGCACGTCGAGTCGCGGGAGTCCTCCGACCACGAGGCCGTGGTCGTCTACCGGCTCACGGACGAGGACGTCACCGATCCGGTCCACCGCGAGCAGTTCCCGTACCGGTTCGAGGCCTACTACGTGGTGCGCTTCGGGACCGAGCTGGTCCTGGAGCTGAGCATCACGAACACCGACGACCGTGCCTTCGACATCGAGGAGGCTCTGCACGCCTACCTGGTGGTCGGGGACGTGCGGAAGATCCGTGTGGAGGGCCTCGACGGCGCCGGCTACCGGGACAAGGTGCTGGACCGCGACGACTGCGTCCAGGAGGGCGCGCTCCATCTCGAGGGCGAGACGGACCGCGTCTACCGCTCGGACGCGGAGGTCTCCGTGGTGGATCCCGTCCTGGGGCGCGTCCTGCGCATCCGCAAGGAGAACTCGCGGAACACCGTGGTGTGGAACCCGTGGGCGGAGCAGGCGGCCGCCATGCCCGACGTCGGCGCGGACGGCTGGACCGACTTCGTGTGCGTCGAGGGGGCCAACGTCCAGGCCGAGGCCGTGCACCTGGAGCCGGACGAGACCCACACCATGGCCTACCGGGTGGCGGTCGAGGTCACGGAGCAGGACCCGGGTCGGTCTCCCGCCTGA
- a CDS encoding alanine/glycine:cation symporter family protein, which produces MLQSIETALGTLGGIIWGPYVLIPLLLLTGLYLTVRLGGLQFQRLGSALRLALFERKDEDAHGGDVSQFQALTTALAATVGTGNIVGVATAISIGGPGALFWMWVTGLLGMASKYSEAFLAVRFRTTDAKGEISGGPQYYLERGIRSGFGKFLAIFFAIAAALAAFGIGNMTQGNSIASNVESSFGVPTWITGVVLAALTLAVLVGGIKSIGKVTAGFVPFMILFYVLGALFILVVNVAAIPQAVVLIFTDAFTGTAAVGGFAGSAIMLAVQMGVARGIFSNESGMGSAAIAAAAAQTTHPVRQGLVSMTQTFIDTIIVVTCTGLVLITTGVWEQGADFAATMTGDAFSQGLPGQWGHIVVTLGLVLFAYSTILGWAYYGERCMERLFGVAAVMPYRVVFSAVVFVGCTVPLAVVWNFADVMNGLMAIPNLVGLLILSGLIARETKHYLDHDPQLRANRQQIDAFMEGRPGAIDSYERTGV; this is translated from the coding sequence ATGCTCCAATCCATCGAGACTGCCCTCGGCACGCTGGGCGGCATCATCTGGGGACCGTACGTCCTCATCCCCCTGCTGCTCCTCACCGGCCTGTACCTCACGGTCCGGCTGGGCGGGCTGCAGTTCCAACGGCTCGGATCCGCGCTGCGCCTGGCGCTGTTCGAGCGCAAGGACGAGGACGCCCACGGCGGCGACGTCTCCCAGTTCCAGGCACTGACCACCGCGCTCGCGGCGACCGTGGGCACCGGCAACATCGTGGGCGTGGCCACCGCGATCTCGATCGGCGGCCCCGGCGCGCTGTTCTGGATGTGGGTCACCGGCCTGCTCGGCATGGCATCCAAGTACTCCGAGGCCTTCCTGGCCGTGCGGTTCCGCACCACGGACGCCAAGGGCGAGATCTCCGGCGGCCCGCAGTACTACCTGGAGCGGGGCATCCGCTCGGGCTTCGGCAAGTTCCTGGCCATCTTCTTCGCGATCGCCGCGGCCCTGGCCGCGTTCGGAATCGGCAACATGACGCAGGGCAACTCGATCGCCTCCAACGTCGAGAGCTCCTTCGGCGTGCCGACCTGGATCACCGGCGTGGTGCTCGCGGCGCTGACCCTGGCCGTGCTCGTGGGCGGCATCAAGTCCATCGGCAAGGTGACGGCGGGGTTCGTGCCGTTCATGATCCTCTTCTACGTCCTGGGCGCGCTCTTCATCCTGGTCGTGAACGTCGCGGCCATCCCGCAGGCCGTGGTCCTGATCTTCACGGACGCCTTCACCGGCACGGCGGCGGTCGGCGGCTTCGCCGGGTCGGCCATCATGCTGGCCGTGCAGATGGGCGTGGCCCGCGGCATCTTCTCGAACGAGTCCGGCATGGGCTCGGCCGCGATCGCCGCGGCGGCCGCCCAGACCACCCACCCGGTCAGGCAGGGCCTGGTGTCCATGACGCAGACCTTCATCGACACCATCATCGTGGTCACCTGCACCGGCCTCGTGCTCATCACCACGGGGGTGTGGGAGCAGGGCGCGGACTTCGCGGCGACCATGACCGGCGACGCGTTCAGCCAGGGCCTGCCCGGGCAGTGGGGACACATCGTGGTCACCCTGGGCCTGGTCCTGTTCGCCTACTCCACGATCCTCGGCTGGGCGTACTACGGTGAGCGCTGCATGGAGCGGCTCTTCGGCGTGGCGGCGGTGATGCCCTACCGCGTGGTGTTCTCCGCGGTGGTGTTCGTCGGCTGCACGGTGCCGCTGGCCGTGGTCTGGAACTTCGCCGATGTCATGAACGGGCTGATGGCGATCCCCAACCTGGTGGGCCTGCTCATCCTCTCCGGGCTGATCGCCCGGGAGACCAAGCACTACCTGGACCACGACCCGCAGCTGCGGGCGAACCGGCAGCAGATCGATGCGTTCATGGAGGGCCGCCCCGGGGCGATCGACTCCTACGAGCGCACCGGCGTGTGA
- a CDS encoding multidrug effflux MFS transporter — protein MLVAALGILSAVSPMATDMYLASMPAMAVHFGASTSAVQLTLTSYMVGMALGQFLLGPVSDVLGRHRLMVAGNVLFLLSSVAVVLAPSVGTVIALRAVQGAAGAAGVVIARAVVSDIASGRRAAQLFSVLATITSLAPVVAPLLGGVIATVAPWQTVFWALAAFGLLMLACSVLVVPETLPPHRRHRGGVGAVVGGSWRVLRTPSFMGYALAFGAAFGALFSYISASSFVVQNVLGYSALGYSVIFAVNACGSILGALVNTRLVGRVEPGTVLRTALVVMGAVNVVGLVLVLAGLTGWTTLAHLFVSQSCIGFILGNAVALAQSRVPGRAGAGSAVLGLVQFLIGGLVSPLTGLAGQHSAVPMAVSMAVCSLLAVGAVLLAARCSRRPPGAPRSSAGPSIGPSTGPSPGRDGRGPHREGPADP, from the coding sequence GTGCTGGTGGCGGCACTGGGGATCCTCAGCGCGGTCAGCCCCATGGCCACGGACATGTACCTCGCGTCCATGCCGGCCATGGCCGTGCACTTCGGCGCCTCGACCTCCGCGGTGCAGCTGACCCTCACCAGCTACATGGTCGGCATGGCCCTGGGGCAGTTCCTGCTGGGCCCGGTCTCCGACGTGCTCGGAAGGCACCGGCTCATGGTCGCCGGCAACGTGCTGTTCCTGCTCAGCTCCGTGGCCGTGGTCCTCGCACCCAGCGTCGGCACGGTGATCGCGCTGCGCGCCGTGCAGGGCGCCGCCGGCGCGGCGGGCGTGGTGATCGCCCGGGCCGTGGTCTCGGACATCGCCTCCGGACGCCGGGCCGCCCAGCTCTTCTCGGTGCTCGCCACCATCACCTCCCTGGCCCCGGTCGTGGCCCCTCTGCTGGGCGGGGTGATCGCCACCGTGGCTCCGTGGCAGACCGTGTTCTGGGCGCTCGCCGCGTTCGGGCTGCTGATGCTCGCGTGCTCGGTCCTCGTGGTCCCGGAGACCCTGCCGCCGCACCGGCGCCACCGGGGCGGGGTCGGGGCCGTCGTCGGCGGCTCCTGGCGCGTGCTGCGCACCCCGTCCTTCATGGGCTACGCGCTGGCCTTCGGAGCGGCCTTCGGAGCGCTGTTCTCCTACATCTCCGCCTCCTCCTTCGTGGTGCAGAACGTGCTCGGCTACTCGGCGCTCGGCTACTCCGTGATCTTCGCCGTCAACGCCTGCGGCTCGATCCTGGGGGCCCTCGTCAACACCCGGCTCGTCGGCAGGGTGGAGCCCGGGACGGTCCTGCGCACCGCGCTCGTGGTGATGGGAGCGGTCAACGTGGTGGGGCTGGTCCTGGTCCTCGCGGGCCTCACCGGGTGGACCACGCTGGCGCACCTGTTCGTGAGCCAGTCCTGCATCGGGTTCATCCTCGGCAACGCCGTGGCGCTGGCCCAGTCGCGGGTGCCCGGCCGGGCGGGCGCCGGCTCGGCGGTGCTCGGGCTGGTCCAGTTCCTCATCGGCGGCCTCGTGAGCCCACTGACCGGTCTGGCCGGGCAGCACAGCGCGGTGCCCATGGCCGTGTCCATGGCGGTGTGCTCCCTGCTGGCCGTGGGGGCCGTGCTGCTCGCGGCTCGGTGCTCCCGCCGGCCGCCGGGAGCACCGCGTTCGTCCGCCGGCCCGTCCATCGGCCCGTCCACCGGCCCGTCTCCGGGCCGCGACGGCCGGGGACCACACCGCGAAGGGCCTGCCGATCCGTGA
- a CDS encoding LOG family protein produces MRLAVYTGASLGSDPLFAEAAAAFATELARRGVGVVYGGGHVGLMGVVADAALAAGGEVIGVMPRSLVEDETAHTGLTELRVVGTMHERKAEMARLADGFVALPGGLGTLEEIFEAWTWLQVGVHAKPVGFLDVSGFWRPLLDAVAAMSAAGLVRPEYRDAAVVAQDADELLARFAQWEAPRRRWAEPLLPDSMTAPVGPAPRM; encoded by the coding sequence ATGAGACTTGCCGTGTACACCGGAGCCTCCCTGGGTTCCGATCCCCTGTTCGCCGAGGCCGCCGCGGCCTTCGCCACCGAGCTCGCCCGTCGCGGGGTGGGCGTGGTCTACGGCGGCGGCCACGTGGGACTGATGGGCGTCGTCGCCGACGCCGCCCTGGCCGCCGGCGGCGAGGTGATCGGCGTGATGCCGCGCTCCCTCGTCGAGGACGAGACGGCCCACACCGGGCTGACCGAGCTGCGCGTCGTCGGGACGATGCACGAGCGCAAGGCGGAGATGGCCCGCCTCGCGGACGGGTTCGTGGCCCTGCCCGGAGGGCTGGGCACCCTGGAGGAGATCTTCGAGGCGTGGACCTGGCTGCAGGTGGGGGTGCACGCCAAGCCGGTCGGCTTCCTCGACGTCTCCGGGTTCTGGAGACCCCTGCTGGACGCGGTCGCGGCGATGTCCGCCGCCGGGCTGGTGCGCCCGGAGTACCGTGACGCCGCCGTGGTCGCCCAGGACGCGGACGAGCTGCTGGCCCGCTTCGCGCAGTGGGAGGCGCCTCGCCGGCGCTGGGCCGAGCCGCTCCTCCCGGACAGCATGACAGCACCGGTCGGGCCTGCGCCTAGGATGTAG
- the trmB gene encoding tRNA (guanosine(46)-N7)-methyltransferase TrmB, which yields MTEHTPSPAETPAEEPAEVSAPESTPESAAESAEKTSEEPAEEAAGEHAGGAGQGPVPEAFHRRPYSFVRRGDRLTARRQKAWDDWAPTRVLDVPRVRTDTSVHPDHEFDAAVAFGRQAPLVVEVGSGLGEAVVHAAAQDPARDYLAVEVYKPGIADLLLKAGQAGVDNVRVVQANAPEVLEHMLAPASVDELWVFFPDPWHKTRHHKRRLVSPAFAELAARVLAPGGLWRLATDWQEYALVMREVLDAAPQFENLHPGPLADDEHPDAGWAPRWEGRVLTSFERKAREAGRVPRDLTYRRLP from the coding sequence ATGACCGAGCACACTCCCTCCCCTGCCGAGACCCCTGCCGAAGAGCCCGCTGAAGTGAGCGCCCCGGAGAGCACTCCCGAGAGCGCCGCCGAGAGCGCCGAGAAGACGTCCGAGGAGCCTGCCGAGGAGGCCGCCGGAGAGCACGCCGGGGGCGCCGGCCAGGGCCCCGTCCCCGAGGCCTTCCACCGCCGGCCGTACTCCTTCGTGCGCCGCGGCGACCGCCTGACCGCCCGCCGCCAGAAGGCGTGGGACGACTGGGCGCCCACGCGCGTGCTGGACGTCCCGCGCGTGCGCACCGACACCTCCGTGCACCCCGACCACGAGTTCGACGCGGCCGTGGCCTTCGGGCGCCAGGCTCCCCTGGTCGTGGAGGTCGGCTCCGGGCTGGGCGAGGCCGTCGTGCACGCCGCCGCGCAGGACCCCGCCCGCGACTACCTCGCCGTCGAGGTGTACAAGCCGGGGATCGCGGACCTGCTGCTCAAGGCGGGCCAGGCCGGCGTGGACAACGTCCGGGTGGTCCAGGCCAACGCCCCCGAGGTCCTGGAGCACATGCTCGCCCCCGCCTCGGTCGACGAGCTGTGGGTGTTCTTCCCGGACCCGTGGCACAAGACCCGCCACCACAAACGGCGCCTCGTCTCCCCGGCCTTCGCCGAGCTGGCCGCACGGGTGCTGGCCCCGGGTGGGCTGTGGCGGCTGGCCACGGACTGGCAGGAGTACGCCCTCGTGATGCGCGAGGTCCTGGACGCCGCCCCGCAGTTCGAGAACCTGCACCCGGGTCCGCTCGCCGACGACGAGCACCCGGACGCGGGCTGGGCCCCCCGCTGGGAGGGCCGGGTCCTGACGAGCTTCGAGCGCAAGGCCCGGGAGGCGGGGCGCGTGCCGCGCGACCTGACCTACCGCCGGCTTCCGTGA
- a CDS encoding GNAT family N-acetyltransferase — protein sequence MSAAASPDGFVVVPPGDPRTRPLLEGLHREYVARYGPSIGAEEMEHHPVDEFRAPTGGLVLLLEGGLTVAGGAFRRHDDVTAELKRIWTDPGHRRRGFSRRVLAELERLAAAAGYRRIYLTTGNRQPEAYALYRDSGYVALPGVAHSYADGVYDVGFEKHLR from the coding sequence GTGAGCGCGGCGGCCTCCCCGGACGGCTTCGTCGTCGTGCCCCCGGGCGATCCCCGCACGCGGCCGCTGCTGGAGGGCCTGCACCGGGAGTACGTGGCGCGCTACGGTCCGTCGATCGGTGCGGAGGAGATGGAGCACCACCCCGTCGACGAGTTCCGGGCGCCCACCGGAGGCCTCGTGCTGCTGCTCGAGGGCGGGCTGACGGTGGCCGGCGGCGCCTTCCGGAGGCACGACGACGTCACGGCCGAGCTCAAGCGCATCTGGACGGACCCCGGGCACCGCCGGCGGGGGTTCTCCCGGCGGGTCCTGGCCGAGCTCGAGCGGCTCGCCGCCGCCGCCGGCTACCGGCGCATCTACCTCACCACCGGCAACCGCCAGCCCGAGGCCTACGCCCTGTACCGGGACAGCGGGTACGTCGCGCTGCCCGGCGTCGCCCACAGCTACGCGGACGGCGTGTACGACGTGGGCTTCGAGAAGCACCTGCGCTGA
- a CDS encoding heat shock protein transcriptional repressor HspR produces the protein MALDADQPLFVISVAAEIAEMHPQTLRQYDRLGLVKPSRAPGRARRYSQRDIEKLQQIQVLSQQGVSLEGIRRILQLENQVAALQARVAELSQELDEARERAEESSRIFAAGVGGDVVRMARGSRPRARKISQAVVLYRPPRQQER, from the coding sequence ATGGCTCTCGACGCCGACCAGCCGCTCTTCGTGATCTCCGTGGCCGCGGAGATCGCCGAGATGCACCCGCAGACGCTGCGCCAGTACGACCGGCTCGGCCTGGTCAAGCCCTCCCGCGCGCCGGGCCGGGCGCGGCGCTACTCCCAGCGGGACATCGAGAAGCTGCAGCAGATCCAGGTGCTCTCCCAGCAGGGCGTCTCCCTGGAGGGCATCCGGCGCATCCTGCAGCTGGAGAACCAGGTCGCGGCCCTGCAGGCGAGGGTCGCGGAGCTGTCCCAGGAGCTCGACGAGGCCCGCGAGCGGGCCGAGGAGTCCTCGCGGATCTTCGCCGCCGGGGTCGGCGGGGACGTGGTGCGGATGGCCCGCGGCTCCCGCCCGCGGGCCCGCAAGATCTCCCAGGCCGTGGTGCTGTACCGGCCGCCGCGGCAGCAGGAGCGCTGA
- a CDS encoding DnaJ C-terminal domain-containing protein, translating into MASQDWIDKDFYSILGVSKDASEADIKKAYRKLARQYHPDQNPGDAEAEQRFKDITEANSVLSDPEERKQYDAIRAMGSGARFTAGGPAGAGGSANFEDLFGDIFGAGGGGRRRRTSYSTGGAGFGGAGGFEDLFSQFGGQGGYGAPGTGYQSPPTRGEDIRTETTIPFRSSVHGTTVKLRRGNGQETTVRVPAGVRDGQKLKLAGKGHSGPGGPGDLYVTVHVGSHPFFTRVDGTDDVEVTVPITFPEAALGATVEVPTLDGGTVRLKVPAGTSSGRRFRVKGRGFSTAKGTGNLIVTVEVHVPAHLDEAAEAAVRAFAEATADDDPRAGLATKARV; encoded by the coding sequence ATGGCCAGCCAGGACTGGATCGACAAGGACTTCTACAGCATTCTCGGCGTCTCCAAGGACGCGTCCGAGGCGGACATCAAGAAGGCGTACCGCAAGCTCGCCCGCCAGTACCACCCCGACCAGAACCCCGGGGACGCGGAGGCCGAGCAGCGGTTCAAGGACATCACCGAGGCGAACTCCGTGCTCTCCGACCCGGAGGAGCGCAAGCAGTACGACGCGATCCGCGCCATGGGCTCCGGTGCCCGCTTCACGGCCGGCGGCCCGGCCGGCGCGGGCGGCTCCGCGAACTTCGAGGACCTCTTCGGCGACATCTTCGGCGCCGGCGGCGGCGGCCGCCGCCGGCGGACCAGCTACTCCACCGGCGGGGCAGGCTTCGGCGGGGCAGGCGGCTTCGAGGACCTGTTCTCGCAGTTCGGCGGCCAGGGCGGCTACGGCGCACCCGGGACCGGCTACCAGTCCCCGCCCACCCGCGGGGAGGACATCCGCACGGAGACCACCATCCCGTTCCGCTCCTCGGTGCACGGCACCACCGTGAAGCTGCGTCGCGGCAACGGGCAGGAGACCACGGTGCGCGTCCCGGCCGGGGTGCGCGACGGGCAGAAGCTCAAGCTCGCCGGCAAGGGCCACTCCGGCCCCGGCGGACCCGGCGACCTGTACGTCACCGTGCACGTGGGCTCGCACCCGTTCTTCACCCGCGTGGACGGCACGGACGACGTCGAGGTCACCGTGCCGATCACCTTCCCCGAGGCCGCCCTGGGCGCCACCGTGGAGGTGCCCACCCTGGACGGCGGCACGGTGCGGCTGAAGGTGCCCGCCGGGACGTCGTCGGGCCGGCGCTTCCGCGTCAAGGGCCGCGGGTTCAGCACGGCCAAGGGCACCGGGAACCTGATCGTGACCGTCGAGGTGCACGTGCCCGCCCACCTGGACGAGGCGGCCGAGGCCGCGGTCCGCGCGTTCGCGGAGGCGACCGCCGACGACGACCCCCGGGCGGGCCTGGCCACGAAGGCACGGGTCTGA